GTTGGAGATGGAAATCGTGTAGTCCGGGTTCTGCAGGTTGGCGTTCTTGACCAGCAGTTCCAGGGCCAGGTCGTTGCTCCCCGCGATAACGACCTGGTGTCCGGGGTCCTGGTGGGGGGAGGGGGTGACGCTTTCCCGGGCGCTCGCGACCACCCATTCCTCGATCAGGTTCTTGGGGAAAAGCCATTTGCCCGTGATCCGCGTGGCGGGGATCTTCTTTTCCTTGATCAGGCGGTAAACCTGTTTCTCATTGATGCTGAGATACTCTGCAACCTCTTTGGTGGTGAACATTTCTCGAGTCATGGCGAAACAGGCCTCCCTCGGAAGGATGACGGACAATACCAAATTTTAACCGAATGTTACCCGGAGTCAACGACATTCAGGCCGGGGCCGGGACGCGGCGCGCCCGGCCCGCGGACCCTACCGGATGCGGGTGTCGTTGATAAGGTACTTGGCCGCGACGTAGTTGAGGGATTCGGCCGTTTCGAGTCCCCCGGCAAGCCGCCGGAGGGTTTCCAGGTCCGATTTCCACGCGACGTCCCCGGGGGCGAACAGGCAGATGGCGCCCGGCTCCGGTTGCGTGAGCAGCCGGCCGTCGGCGTAGCCGTACCAGGTGTCGCAGATTTCGGTCTCGTAGGCGTGCATCATGGGGGGGATGTCCCCGGGGGTGAACCAGAGCTTGATTTCCCGTTCGGCGTCCGCGGGATTGGCCGAGGCGTGGATCAGGTTGTCCATCCGGTCGCTGATCACGCGCCCCGAGGCGTCCTTGATCGGGACAAGGGTCCCCAGGGCGCGGATGCATCCCGGCTTGTCCTCCCTGGCGGCATGGGGATTGGTTGGGCCGGCGATATCGCGGATCTTGCGGATGGCGTCGGGGCCCTGGTAGACGATGGCGACCACGCGCCGCTTCCAGGGCTCATTCTCCCAGTGGAGGCTCCCGGTGATGTAGTCCAGGAGCGATTCGTAAAACGCCTTCCCGCGGTGCTCGGCGTAATGCTCCTCGGCCAGGATCCGGCTGACGGCCACGATCCTGGCCCCCGCGAAATGGAGGCCGGAGTGGAATTCGGACAGCTGCGAGAGCAGGTATCCCGTCAACGAGTTTTTAAGGGCGTCGGGCTTGAGAAGCACGAGGGTTTGTTCCAGTTCTTTCTTGTCCATTCGTCTGGTCCTTTCCTATTATGAAGGGGGACATTATAGCATCCGCCCGCGGCCCGCCGGGGGCTAAGTCGCCGACCGGGCGCGAATTCTGCTATTCTGGAATGACGGGAGGCCAGACGATGAAGAGATATCCGAGAAGGTCCGTGGGATGGGGGGCGGTCCTGATGCTGTCCGCGGTCCTTTGTCCCCCCGCCTCCCGGGGGGACGAAGAGACGGTCCGGCGCCTCTTCGAGGGCGCCATCGCCGCCATGGGGGGGGACGCCTACCTGGGGGTGAAAGACATGGTTTCCGAGGGGCGCTATTTCCAGTTCGACCGCTACGGGAACTCCTCGGGACTGATACGGTTTACCGACTACACCAGGCTCCCGGACAAGAGCCGGTTCGAGCTGGGGAACCGGAAGAAGGAGCTCGAAGTCACCGTCTTCAACCTGGAAAAGGGCGAAGGGTGGATCCTCGAGGGGCAGAAGGAGACGCGCGCGGCCACGGCCGAGGAAATGCAGGAATTCCGGGCGGCGGCCAACCACAGCCTGGACAACATCTTCCGTTTCCGCTACCGCGACCCCGGGAACAAGCTGTTTTACCTGGGGGCGGGTGAGGGGAAGGATGCGCGCCTGGAAATGGTGAAGATGATCGACCCGGAAAACGACGAGACTGTCATCTATTTCGACCGGGTTTCCAGGCTGCCGGTGAAGCTCGAAGCCCATCGGCGGGACGGCCGCGGGGTGCGGGAACGCCTCACGAGCGAGTACAGCCAGTGGCACGTGATCCAGGGGGTGAACACCCCGCTGCGGATCGACGGGTACACCGGGTCGAGGCGCGCTTTCCAGCAGTTCATCACCAGGATCACCTACAACAACGATCTCCTGGAGGAGGTCTTTTCCCGGCCGGAGCCGCCCAAGTAGGGCTTCCCTGGGAGCGGCCATGCCCGAGTTCTACGACATCTCCCGGACCCTCGAGGAAGGGATGGAAGTCTGGCCCGGGGACCCGGAGTTCCGGAGAGACTGGGTGGCGCGCATTCGGGACGGGGCGCCGGCGAACGTGTCCGCCCTTCATCTGGGGGTGCATGCCGGGACCCACCTCGACGCCCCCCTTCACGTCGATGACGCCGGGAGCGACGTCGCCCGGCTGCCGGTCGGGACCTTCATAGGGCCCGCGCGGGTTTTCGGGATCGACTCCGCGGGGGGGGTCCGGGCGGCCGACCTCGAGGCCCTCGACTGGGAGGGGGTGGAGAGGGCGCTTTTCCGATGGGCGGCCCAGGGCCCGGGAGACCCCCCCGGCGGCCATGGATTCCTCCACGACGACGCCGCGCGGTTTCTCGCGGGAAGGGGATTGCGCCTGGTCGGGACCGACGCCCCGGGCGTGGACGCGCCCGACAGCGCGGACCTTCCCGTCCACCGGATCCTCCTGGGGGGCGGGGTCGCCATTCTCGAGAACCTCTGCCTGGGGGGGGTCCCTCCGGGGGATTACGAACTGATCTGTCTTCCCCTGAAGATCGCGGGGTCGGACGGCTCCCCGGTCCGGGCCGTGTTGAGGCGGCGAAATCCCTAGCCCGCGTCCGCCAGGACGGGCTCGACCTCGTTCGCGGTGAGGACCCGGCAGCAGTCGTGCCTTTTCGAGATGAGGGCGGCCAGGTCGGTGTGGATGGCGTGACCGGCGCGGTCGGCCTCCAGGCGGCCGATGATGGGAAGCCCGCAAAGGGAAATATCCCCGAGCAGGTCCATCAGCTTGTGGCGGACGAATTCGTCCGGGTAGCGCAGCCCGGTGTTGAGGACCCCCTCGGAATCGAGGACCACGGCGTTTTCGAGCGAGCCGCCGCGGATCAGGCCGAGGCCCTTCAGGTACTCGATGTCGGAGACGAAGCCGAAGGTCCGGGCGCGGGAAAGCTCCCGGCGAAAGGCTTCGGGCGTCAGCTCCAGCTCGATCCGCTGCTGCCCTATCGCGGGATGGTCGAAGTCGATGGCGTAGCTCGCCCGCGGGACGCGCCCGGGGTAGACGCCCGCCACCTTGTCCCCCTGGCGTACCTCGATCGGGCGCTCGATCACGATGTACCGGCGCGGTTCCCCTTGCTCGACGATGCCGGCGGCGAGGAGGCCGTCGGTGAAAGGGGCGCACGATCCGTCGAGGATGGGGACTTCCATGGAATCGAGGTCCAGGCGCGCGTTGTCGATGCCGAGGCCGTAGAGGGTGGCGAGGACGTGCTCCACGGTCGCAATCATCACCCCCTTCTTCATGAGGGTCGTGGCGTAACTGACCTTCGCCACGTAGGCGCGCCGGGCTTCGATTTCGAAGTTCCGGAGGTCGGTGCGGCGGAAGCGGATGCCCGAGTCGGGCGGGGCGGGCAGGATCGCGAGGCGGACCGGGTACCCGGTGTGGAGCCCCACTCCCTCGAACTCGACTTTTTCCTTCAAGGTTCGCTGATACCTGAACATGCCCCATCCCCCATCGATCGCCCGTGGTCGGGCGGAAGCTCTGCCAGCAAGATCCATTCCAGTCGTTGCGGGATGGCTGGAGTTTATGTAATGCATTGAAGATAATAATTTTATGTAAACCCGGGCCGGCCGCCTCCCCTGCCGGGCCACCCCCATCGTGGCAATTATGACACACCTGTCCGGGCGGGAGGCGGGACCTGCCGATTTCTCCTGTTGCGCGCCGCCCGCGATCTGTGGTACTAATGGCGCATATTCGGGTTAGAGAGGCAATGAAAGGGACATTTACCAATCCGGTCAGTTTGTGGTGTTGGCGGGGCCGGCCCAAGTCCGCCTGGGTCGGTTGGTCCCCAGTCCCCTGACCGTTGCCGTACCAAGGGGTGAGGAAGCCGTGAGCGACTCAGGACGTTCACGGTTTTTTTTTGCGTACCCGTTTTGAGGGTCCGACATGATTCAGCCGTCACTGGAAGAGGTGAAAGAGCTCGCGCGGCAGGGGAACGTGATCCCGGTGTCGAAGGACATCATGGGGGATCTCCTCACCCCGGCCGCGGCCTATTTGCGGGTGGCCCACGGCCGGAGCAGGGTGTTCCTCCTGGAGAGCGTCGAGGGGGGGGAGCGCCTGGCCCGCTATTCGTTCATCGGGTGGGACCCCTTCATCACCGTCCGCGCCCGGGAGGGGGAGGTTTCGGTCGAGCGCCGGGGGGAGGTCGTCCGGGAGCCGGGCCGGGGGCTCGAAAAGCTGCGGGAGATCGGCCGGGGCTTCCGTCCCGTCGCCGTCGGCGACCTTCCCCCGTTTTTGGGGGGAGGGGTCGGGTATTTCGCCTACGACCTGGTCCGCCGATTCGAACGGCTCCCCGAACTGGCGGCGGATGACCTGGGCGTGGACGATTACGGGGTGATGTATTTTTCCACCATCCTGGCCTTCGACCATCTGCGGCACAGGATCCACATCATCGCCAACATCGTCGACGACCGGGGCGGGGCGGACCTGGAGCCCAAATACCGGGACGCGGTCCTGCGGATCGAACAGGTCGAAAAGCGCCTCTCCGTCCCCATCTCCCTGCCGTCCCCGCCCGTGCACGAGGAGATCCCCGAGCCGGTGTCGAACGTCGGCGCGGAGGAATACTGCCGCAACGTCGAAAAGGCCCGGGAGCATATCCGGGCGGGCGATATCTTCCAGGTGGTGCTGTCGCAGCGCTTCACCATGCCCGTGACGTGCGATCCGTTCGACATCTACCGCGCCCTCCGTTTCATCAACCCCTCCCCCTACATGTTCTTCCTCAGGATGGACGACCTCGTCGTCGTCGGGGCCTCCCCCGAGATGCTGGTGAAGGTGAGCGGCCGCAGGGTGGAATACGGCCCCATCGCAGGCACCCGCCCCAGGGGGGCGACCCCGGGGGAGGACGAACGCCTGGCGCGCGAACTCGAGGCGGACGCCAAGGAGCGGGCCGAGCACATCATGCTGGTGGACCTCGGGCGGAACGACCTGGGGCGGGTGTGCGAGTACGGCTCGGTCAGGGTCACCGACCTGATGCGGATCGAAAAATACAGCCACGTCATGCACCTGGTCAGCGGCGTCGAGGGGACCCTCCGCCCGGGGCTGGACTGCTTCGACGCCCTGGAGTCGTGCCTCCCGGCGGGGACCGTCTCGGGCGCTCCCAAGGTGCGGGCCATGGAGATCATCGAATCGATGGAGCCGTGCCGCAGGGGGATCTACGGCGGGGCCGTCGGTTATGTCGATTTTTCCGGGAACCTGGACACCTGCATCGCCCTGCGGACGCTCCTCATCAAGGACGGGACGGCCTATATCCAGGCCGGCGGAGGGATCGTGGCCGATTCCGACCCGGTGCGGGAGCGGGAGGAATCGATCAACAAGGCCAGGGCCCTCGTCCGCGCGGTGAAATTCGCCCACGAGGGCTTCAGGGGCGCCATCGGCGGCGGCGGACAGGGAGGGCGGCCATGATCCTGGTCATCGACAACTACGACTCCTTCACCTTCAACCTCGTGCAGTACCTCGGCGAGCTGGGGCAGCGGCTCCGCGTCGTCCGCAACGACGCCGTCTCCGTCGGGGACATCGAGGCGCTGGCCCCCGCCTTCATCCTCATCTCCCCGGGTCCGGGGCGCCCGGAGAACTCGGGCGTCATCATCGAAACGGTCCGGCGCTTCGCCGGAACCATCCCGATCCTGGGGGTGTGCCTCGGGCACCAGGCGATCGGGGCCGCCTTCGGCGGCCGGGTGGTGCGGGCGCCCGAGATCATGCACGGCAAGACGAGCCAGATCCACCACGACGGCCGTACCCTGTACCGGGACCTGGACAACCCCTTCCGGGCGACGCGCTACCACTCGCTGGTGGTGTCCCCCGACGGGCTGCCCGACTGCCTGGAGGTTTCCGCCCGCACGGCCGACGGCGTGATCATGGGGCTGCGCCACCGCTCGCTCCGGGTGGAAGGGGTGCAGTTTCACCCCGAGTCGATCCTGACCGACGCCGGCATGCGGCTGCTGGCCAATTTCGTGAACCCTTGAAAGGGGGGATGATGCCCGAAGTCCCGACCGAGTACGTGCTGCCGGAATCCCTCCGGGGAACCATCCTCGAAAAGATCATGCGCGCCAAGGCGCGTGAACTGGCAGGGTCGAAGGCGAAGCTCCCGGCCCGCTCGCTCGAGGAGGTCCTCGACCGGGCCCCGGACATCCGCCCCTTCCGCAGAGCCCTCCTGGCGCACCCTCCCGCCGTCATCGCCGAAATCAAGAAGGCGTCCCCGTCGGCGGGGGTGATCCGGGAGGATTTCGACCCGCTCGCGGTGGCCGGGGAGTACGCCGCCGCGGGTGCGGCCGCGCTCTCGGTCCTTACCGAGGTGCATCATTTCCTCGGCGGGCTGGAGACCTTGGCCCGCGTGCGGTGGCGTTCGAACCTGCCGCTGCTGCGCAAGGACTTCATCGTCGACCCCTACCAGGTCCTGGAGGCGCGGCACGCGGGGGCGGACGCGGTCCTCCTCATCGCCGCCCTGCTCGACGCTCCCGCCCTCGAGGGTCTCCGCCGAGCGGCGGAGACTCACGGGATGGAGGCGCTGGTGGAGGTGCACGACGAACCGGAGCTCGAAAAGGCGCTCGCGAGCGGGGCCACCCTGGTCGGCGTCAACAACCGGAACCTCGCGACCCTCGAGGTGTCGCTCGACGTCTCGCTGCGCCTGGCCCGGCTCCTGCCGAAGGGGGTCACGGCCGTTTCGGAGAGCGGCATCCGCACCGGCGAAGACATCCGCCGGCTCCGGGACGCCGGGTACCGCGGTTTCCTGGTGGGGGAGAGCCT
This sequence is a window from Acidobacteriota bacterium. Protein-coding genes within it:
- the trpE gene encoding anthranilate synthase component I, encoding MIQPSLEEVKELARQGNVIPVSKDIMGDLLTPAAAYLRVAHGRSRVFLLESVEGGERLARYSFIGWDPFITVRAREGEVSVERRGEVVREPGRGLEKLREIGRGFRPVAVGDLPPFLGGGVGYFAYDLVRRFERLPELAADDLGVDDYGVMYFSTILAFDHLRHRIHIIANIVDDRGGADLEPKYRDAVLRIEQVEKRLSVPISLPSPPVHEEIPEPVSNVGAEEYCRNVEKAREHIRAGDIFQVVLSQRFTMPVTCDPFDIYRALRFINPSPYMFFLRMDDLVVVGASPEMLVKVSGRRVEYGPIAGTRPRGATPGEDERLARELEADAKERAEHIMLVDLGRNDLGRVCEYGSVRVTDLMRIEKYSHVMHLVSGVEGTLRPGLDCFDALESCLPAGTVSGAPKVRAMEIIESMEPCRRGIYGGAVGYVDFSGNLDTCIALRTLLIKDGTAYIQAGGGIVADSDPVREREESINKARALVRAVKFAHEGFRGAIGGGGQGGRP
- a CDS encoding nucleoside-diphosphate kinase; the encoded protein is MDKKELEQTLVLLKPDALKNSLTGYLLSQLSEFHSGLHFAGARIVAVSRILAEEHYAEHRGKAFYESLLDYITGSLHWENEPWKRRVVAIVYQGPDAIRKIRDIAGPTNPHAAREDKPGCIRALGTLVPIKDASGRVISDRMDNLIHASANPADAEREIKLWFTPGDIPPMMHAYETEICDTWYGYADGRLLTQPEPGAICLFAPGDVAWKSDLETLRRLAGGLETAESLNYVAAKYLINDTRIR
- a CDS encoding cyclase family protein, with the protein product MPEFYDISRTLEEGMEVWPGDPEFRRDWVARIRDGAPANVSALHLGVHAGTHLDAPLHVDDAGSDVARLPVGTFIGPARVFGIDSAGGVRAADLEALDWEGVERALFRWAAQGPGDPPGGHGFLHDDAARFLAGRGLRLVGTDAPGVDAPDSADLPVHRILLGGGVAILENLCLGGVPPGDYELICLPLKIAGSDGSPVRAVLRRRNP
- a CDS encoding UDP-3-O-acyl-N-acetylglucosamine deacetylase, which translates into the protein MFRYQRTLKEKVEFEGVGLHTGYPVRLAILPAPPDSGIRFRRTDLRNFEIEARRAYVAKVSYATTLMKKGVMIATVEHVLATLYGLGIDNARLDLDSMEVPILDGSCAPFTDGLLAAGIVEQGEPRRYIVIERPIEVRQGDKVAGVYPGRVPRASYAIDFDHPAIGQQRIELELTPEAFRRELSRARTFGFVSDIEYLKGLGLIRGGSLENAVVLDSEGVLNTGLRYPDEFVRHKLMDLLGDISLCGLPIIGRLEADRAGHAIHTDLAALISKRHDCCRVLTANEVEPVLADAG
- a CDS encoding aminodeoxychorismate/anthranilate synthase component II, with translation MILVIDNYDSFTFNLVQYLGELGQRLRVVRNDAVSVGDIEALAPAFILISPGPGRPENSGVIIETVRRFAGTIPILGVCLGHQAIGAAFGGRVVRAPEIMHGKTSQIHHDGRTLYRDLDNPFRATRYHSLVVSPDGLPDCLEVSARTADGVIMGLRHRSLRVEGVQFHPESILTDAGMRLLANFVNP
- the trpC gene encoding indole-3-glycerol phosphate synthase TrpC, giving the protein MPEVPTEYVLPESLRGTILEKIMRAKARELAGSKAKLPARSLEEVLDRAPDIRPFRRALLAHPPAVIAEIKKASPSAGVIREDFDPLAVAGEYAAAGAAALSVLTEVHHFLGGLETLARVRWRSNLPLLRKDFIVDPYQVLEARHAGADAVLLIAALLDAPALEGLRRAAETHGMEALVEVHDEPELEKALASGATLVGVNNRNLATLEVSLDVSLRLARLLPKGVTAVSESGIRTGEDIRRLRDAGYRGFLVGESLMRSPSPGAALRQLLG